The genome window GAATAGGATTGGTCATATCCGGGATGCGTTGCTCCAAAATGGCTTGATATTGACGTGCTTTCTCTTCCAAATGAGCAACCCGGCTCTTGGCTTCTTCAAGCTGAATCAGCGCTGCTTCCTTGTATTCCATCATAAGTGCGAATCGCTGTGCAACGGTTGAATCCCCTTCAAGACAGAGATCGACGTATGTTTTAATGTTCTCAATCGGTAAGCCAGTCTGTTTGAGGCATTTGACACCATGCAGCCAGTTGATGGATTCCTCATCAAACACCCGAATGTTATTTTTATTGCGTTGAATGCTTGGAACCAAACCTTTATCCGTGTAAAAGCGTACCGCGTGCTCTGTGAGTCCTGTAAGATGGGCAGCATCCTGAACCGTATACATATGTAATCCTCCTCGTAAAAAATATAATGGAGACCGCTTGACTTCGTGTAACACGAAGGAGCTAGGGTTATTGTAACGCAAGTCGGACGGAAGTGGAACAACTGCTTTTTTTGCTGAATTTCAGCAATACGTGAAGACTTGCGATTCACAATAGAAGCTTAGGAGGCGTTAATATGCAAACTGTAACTTTAAATAATGGAGTGAAAATGCCGATCATCGGCTTTGGTGTCTACCAGGTTCCTGATGCCGATGAATGCGAGAACACGGTATATGAAGCATTGAAGGCAGGTTACCGCTTAATTGATACGGCCGCCGGATACCTGAACGAAGAAGCAGTTGGACGCGCGATCAAGCGCAGTGGCATACCGCGGGAAGAACTGTTTATCACGACCAAGCTATGGATTCAGGATGCCGGATATGAAAGTACCAAGCTGGCGTTTGCCAAATCGCTCAGTAAGCTGCAGCTCGATTATCTGGATATGTACCTCATTCATATGCCTTTTGGTGACTACTACGGGTCTTGGCGTGCGATGGAAGAACTGTACCGCGAGGGCAAGATCAAGGCAATAGGCGTCAGTAACTTCCTGCCAGACCGTCTGATGGATCTTATTGTTCATAACGAAATTGTGCCTGCCATCAATCAGATCGAAACACATCCGTTTCAACAGCAGGTCGATAGTGCTGCTTTTATGAAAGAACAGGGCATACAACACCAGTCATGGTCACCGTTTGCGGAAGGTCGCAACAATTTATTTAGCAACGAAGTGCTGGCTTCGATTGCTGGGAGACATAACAAATCTATCGCCCAGGTTGTACTCCGCTGGCTTGTGCAACAAGACATCGTGATTATTCCAAAATCGGTACGCAAAGAGCGGCTTATCGAGAACTTTGATATTTTCAATTTTGTACTGAGTCCGGAAGAGATCGCAACCATTTCCACGCTGGATACCAAGGAAAGTCTATTCATGAAGATTGACGACCCTGAAGTTGCCCAGATGCTAGGTAAGATGAAAGTGGATTTGTAAAGACAGAAACGAATGACTAGATTTACGAAGCCGAGTAGTATCGTAGCGATATTAGTAATAAAAGCAATCCAATGTAAAACGCCGACGATCATGTCGGCGTTTTTTACATTCCAGTATGTTGTTAGGCGGCAGATGTCTTATCCGACTTATGCAGAAGCTGAGAGCGACGACCGAGCAGATAACCTGTCAGGGAAGCAAGCATCTGTTGGAATACCATGCCGAGCACGACCGGGACAGCAACAGGTGGCGGAAAATACGAAACAGCGAGTACTGCACCTGCGCTGATATTACGCATGCCTCCATTAAACACGAGAGCTACCTGGTCGGCCTCATTCCATCCCAACAATCGAGCAATAAAATAACTTAGTGCATACCCGAGAGATGCCAGGAAAATAATGATGACCGCAAGACCAGCCAATTTCCAGTTGAAATCGGCCAAGTAGGGGGCAACAACAGATCCATTTATTGCAACGACGGATGCCATAAACAATTTGGATAATGGATTCAATCTCGGTCCCCAGACCGGGACAATGGCGCCTTTGGTCCACTCATTCAAAAGCATACCGAGCAGGGATGGCACTACAATCATCCAGAACAGACTGCTCATCATGGCAGCTGTATCCAGGGTGACACTGGTGCCAATCAACAGAGATAATACGCCGGGAACGACGAAAGGAGCAAGCATCGTATCAATCAGGATGATGGAAAGCGTAAGTGCGATATTGCCCCGATAGATGCTGACCCAGATGAAGCTGCTTATTCCAGTTGGTATAACGGCTGCCAGAACCAGACCCGTTATGGTGTACGCATCTGTAGGGAACACCAGATGACCCATACCGAGAGCAATTAGAGGCATCGCCAAATGCAAAATAAACAGACATACAAACAAGGGGAATGGCTTCTTCAGTACATTGACAAAATCCCGTATCCCAAGACTGATACTTCCAGCGAACGTCATGAACGCAAAGAGCCAAGGAGATAAAAAGGTATAAGAAGAAAGGAAACTCCCGCATAACACGCCAATAATAATGCTGATTGGGGTAATCAGTGGCATGATGCGGTTCAAGCGTTGGTTCAAGGCTTGAAGCATTATCATGACATCCCTTTACCGTGTGATTTTACTATTATACATGTTAATAACGCTGGCTGCAGATCCATTTGCAATAAAACAGTCTAAACAGGTATCATGGACTTGGAACAAGGATTTAGAATAGGAGAAAGGGAGATGATCATGTTTAAAAGAAAACGAAGGCACACATTAATGATGACAGGCCTTATCGCATCAAGTATTCTTTTGATTTCGGCCTGTTCTGTCGTGGAGCAAGCCAATGAAAGTTTAAATTATGTTAGTGGGGCTACTGATTATATAGAACAGGTATCGAACGCCGGCGCAGATCTGCAAGAGCTCGCATCAGGTGCAGTGAACAATCCGGAGATAACCACTCAGATTCAGGAGAAAATCGACGTGATTCAAGCAGAAGCAAGCGAATTTTCTCAGCTGACTGCTCCTGCAATCGGTGAGAGCATTCATGAGAATCTGGTCAGCTACAATACGCAATTAACGGAAGTTGTGGACCATTTCGAGAATACGATTACAGAGCAAGGGTTTACGGTGGAAAATTGGGAGAAGACGGGCATTCCAGAACTCATCACCAACATTAATAACCTGAGAGATCCGCTGAGCGGACTTCAGGGGGAATAAGTTGAATTCATTTTCAATATGTAGAGACAACTAGTCTGAAATTTTCATATTTTATACGAGCGGGATATCGGAGGGATTGAATGACTGATATGTTCGCTTTTTTTATTTTCCGAAAACTCATGCATATTTAATGTCACAGGAGCTAGACTATAGCAAGTAATCACGAGATGAATATGAGCCAGGGTTTGATATATTTTGGCACAAAGGAGAACTGAGTCATGACCGAACACAATGGAAAAGTAATCATTATTACTGGTGGAGCTAGTGGTATTGGTAAAGAAACAGCCCTTCAACTTTCGGATCAAGGTGCGACTATTGTTATCGCTGACTATAATGAAGACGGAGCGAAGAAGCTTGCGGCAGAGATTGAAGCAGCAGGCGGAACAGCGGGCGCATATAAAGTGGATGTATCCAAAGGGGACGAGATTAAAGCCCTGATCGACTGGACAGTTGAGCAATACGGTACGTTAAGCGGTATTTTCAATAACGCAGGCATTGGACTTGTGAAGCCATTTCTGGAGATGGACCCGGAATCCTATCACAGAGTCATTGATGTAGATCAACACAGTGTATATTATGGGATGTATTATGGCGCGAAAAAAATGGTTGAATTAAATGTACAAGGTACCATTGTTAATACGGCTTCGATCTATGGAAGTGTTGCTGCAGTAGGCAGCTTCAACTACAATGCAGCCAAGGCGGCTGTTGTAATGATGTCCAAGTCTGGTGCATTGGAACTTGCGGAGCATGGAATTCGTGTCGTTGGTGTAGCGCCTGGTTTTATCGAAACACCGATTCTTGGCGATGACCAAGCCATGAAAGATGCACTTGCTACTCAACATATGCGTGGAGAACTTATTCAGCCAGAGAAAGTAGCCAGTGTGGTTACATTCCTCTTCAGTGATGCAGCAAGTGCAATGAATGGTACAACCGTAGCAGTAGATGATGGTTTCCTCAGCTTCAAAACCAAATAAGTAACCCTTCTAGAAGGAAGGGAAGTCTCCTCAAATAAACAGAAAAAACGGTGCAAAACGATTTATTCGTTTTGCACCGTTTTTGTATTTCATTATAAAGGAATCGTGGCATAGGAGGTGGAAATAAGTTTGTCGAATTTTCCCGAAAATTCAGAGATCATGATACAATTAACAAGGCTATAGCTTTTTATCATTTTGTGGTGTCATATACAATTCGAACTCCAAGAGAGCCATAGCTCTCTTCTTTGTAATGACATTGAGAACAGCTTTTGGTTGAACACAACGCATCATTATGAACTTGTAATTTTTCGTTGCACTGTGGACATTTATTTTCAAAAAGAGTCTTCAACACGTTAAACATGCTTAATCACTCATTTCGGATTAATTTACTTGGTTTTTATTATAACGGATAATATTCGCCTTGTATAGCACTTTAGATGGGGATCGAAATGAAATTTATATTGGCACGAAAGGAAGCGCATAACCGATGGATCTTCAGCTTTTTATCATCATGTTTATTCTCGGTCTGGTCGGTTCATTTTTCTCCGGTTTGTTGGGTATTGGTGGGGCCATTATCAATTATCCGCTACTGTTATATGTTCCATCCTGGATGGGACTGGAGCCATTCTCAACACATGAGGTATCGTCGATTAGTATGTTTCAAGTATTTTTCGCTTCACTGGCCGGTGTTGTTGCATTCCGGAGAAAAGTAAAAGCGGGGAGAAGTGGTGGGGCATTTGTTCACCGAGGATTGGTACTCTACATGGGCTCCAGCATTCTTGCTGGCAGTCTGATTGGCGGGTTCGTCTCAGGTCATTTGGATGGAAGAGTTATTAATGTGATCTATGGTATTTTGGCAATTCTGGCGATTGTGCTCATGCTGATTCCTGGAAAAGGAAAGCTTGATACCTCGGCTCCTTTGGTGTTCGACCGATGGATAGCAGCAGGCACTGCGTTTGCAGTAGGCATTGTATCAGGAATTGTGGGTGCGGGTGGTGCTTTTATCCTTATTCCCATCATGCTGACGATCCTTAACATCCCCGTGCGAACGACGATTGCATCTTCACTGGCAATTGTATTTATCTCGGCCATTGGTGGTGTGATAGGGAAATTGACGGGTGGAGACATTCCGCTGGAACCCATTATCTATACAGTGATTGGTAGCATGCTGGGGGCTTCCATTGGTTCTAAGGTTAGTTCGATGATCAATGTGAGGATACTTCGGTATGCATTAATTGTACTTATCGCCATTACAGCGGTCAAAGTCTGGTCTTCCATTCTGTAAAATCACGTACGTAGAATGAACAGTGACGATTTCGTAACCAAACGGTTGGATCACCGTATAAAGGTTATGAACATGAGCTGACACGTTGGATACACCATCAAATGAGTTCAGTTTTCGTCCATGGAGCACCTCATCTCCTTTCATGGATACATGTTTAACATTAATAGAAGTTGAGGTATCCACCCTATGAATAACGTACTTACAGAACAGGCTGATGCAGGATATCGGCTAGCTGAACAGAAAGCATCTCAGTATTTTACTGCTCTTAGGCAGCAACTTATGGATAATACGTATACAACTATACTTACCCAAGATATTCATGTGTGGCAAAAAAAACATATTCATCGTTTTGCCTGGCTTTCTCTTTTGTCACCAAGTAAACGAAAACCCGACCCCCGGGATGTGCATAGATATATCCATTGGCTGAATACGACTGGAAAGTTGGATGATTACCTGGATCGGAGTATTTCATATATCTATATGCGAGATCTGGGGCAAGCCCTTGATTCTCCAGATACTCAGGCCCGAATTCAGCACGTTGTCGAGAATACCAAAAAATATTTTATGGGCTCTGCCGCTGGGCGCAAAGGACAGCACGATTACATCAGTCTGGCTGCGCTGTACCGGTGGGGGCAGAAGGAGCACATTGAAACGGCTGTCATCTGGGTGATGAATAAATTAAAGAATGTAGCATCCAACATCCCGAAGGAGCTGGATGCAGAGCAGGCGCAGCGGAAGCTTATCAAAATTATTCTCGGCGTGGTTCTTCATGTGGACGATGAGATGAACGAGCAGACTCCACCTGAGGAACGGGCCCGAAGATTTGATGCGGCGATCAGACTCGGTTATTCCTACGGTTTGACGTATCCATTTGTGGATGACCTGCTGGATTCTCAAGCCTTGACTGCTCAGGAAAAGGAACAATATTCCCTGATGATACGCGATGCACTTCTTACCGGGGTTGTACCTGATCTGGGAGAATGGAAAGGTGCTAACCTTGAAGTGATTGAATATGTGCATTCCGAGCTTCGGGAAGCATTTGAGTACATCAAGAATTACCAGCATCCAGAGAAACAACGCACGTTCCTAGAGCAATCCTATGTTTTCTTTCAGTCTCAAGAGATGGATCGCAACAAGAAATTAGCCAATGCGAATTATACCAATGAAGAATTGTACATTCCAATTATTATTAAATCTTCGTCTTCCCGATTAATTGTCCGGTCTGTACTCAGTGCACCAGTGGATGAAGGATTTGATCTGCGGACGTTCTATTACGGGATATATAATCAGCTGGCAGATGATTTTGCCGATATGTTTGACGATATGGAAGAAGGGGCTGTAACTCCTTATACGTACTATTTGAAGTATCGTGATTTGCGCCCTGATCTGATTAATCCATATGAATTGTATTGGGCAGTCATCTCTCACCTGATCCACGATGTATACAACTCGGACGCCAAGACCCGGGAGGTCATCCTGGATCGGGCTATAAATGGTCTGAAGCGTTGTAAAGAACGGTTGGGGCAGCAGAAATATGATGAAGTAATGACGATCTTTGCCTCGGGGCAGCCTGAATTCAATCAACTGGTTCAACAGATGGTGAGAAAAGCAGATGACGTTGATTTTCTCGATAAATTGTTACGGGATCAGGTTGTGCTTCAGTTGAAACATGACAAGCAGGAGAAAGAGGAGTTCAAGCAGACCATTCGAACAGTTCGCGAACAGATTAATGTGGAGTTGCAGATTGCGAAGCCCGGTGGACTTCATGAGATGAAAGAAACGCTGATCGATGCAGCCAATTATAGCTTGCAGGGAGACGGAAAGAGGTTACGCCCCATATTAACTTGGGTTATGGGTGTGCGCGAGTATGGCCTACCCGAATCATCTATTGTTCCGCTGCTACGATCGCTGGAGTACATGCATACTGCTTCCCTGATCTTTGATGATCTGCCTACGCAGGATAATGCTTCGACGCGGCGTGGACGTTCCACTCTGCATCAGGTACACAATAGCGCCACAGCAGAGCTTACGGGTCTGTTTCTCATTCAGAAGGCGATAGGAGAACAATCCTCATTGAATCGCTTTGATGCAGCAACCGTACTCACTCTTATTCAATATTCGGCTGAAAAAGCTGAGGATATGTGTATGGGGCAAGCGATGGATCTGAACTCCAAAGGCAAAGTGTTAACGCTTGAGCAGTTGAATATGATCTGTTTTTACAAAACAGGCATTGCCTTCGAAGCTGCTCTGGTCATGCCAGCCATACTTGCTCAAGTGAAGGAACCGGAGATGGCAACGCTGAAAAAGTTCGCTTATCATGCGGGGATCGCCTTCCAAATCAAGGATGACTTGCTGGATTACGAGGGAAATCATCTCATTCTTGGGAAACCTGCAGGTCAGGATGAGCGGAACAACAATTCAACCTTTGTGTCCATCCTGGGTGATGAAGGCGCGAAGAAAGAGATGTGGGAACATTACTGTCTTGCTACAGATGCATTAAACGAGTTGCCGAAATCTATTCCATTTTTGAGACATCTTTTGGATTATCTTGTGGCTCGTGAGCGATAAACCATTTTTCTCGTGATGCCTTATTGCATATGACTTATAATGATAGATAACGACAAAGGTCGGGATTCCATAGGATGGATTCCGGGCCTTGTTTGCCTTCATAGACACAAATTTCTTGGAAAGTTTTGTTTCAAGGATTGAAATTCTGGGTATTAAGCAGGTACTGTTGTTTTAAAACCGACTAATTATTATAGAAGATCTTTTATCAGGAAAAATCTTAGATTTCGACAATCTTTAGATGGAGTTTATATGCCAAAAGGAGAGCTTACAATGCAGGTTCAAAAGGTCGATCATCATGAATTGTTCGAGCAGATTTACAACCAAGCGCCTATTGGGATTGCACTCGTTGCTCCGACGGGGCAATGGATGAAAGTGAACCCTGCTTTTTGCTGTATGCTAGGTTACACAAGTGATGAACTAATGAATCTTACGTATCAGGATATTACACATCCGGATGATTCACCACACGATATGATCTGTAGTTACGACCTATTTGAGGGTAAAATAAAAGAAAATCAATACGAAAAGCGTTACATCCATAA of Paenibacillus sp. FSL R5-0517 contains these proteins:
- a CDS encoding MerR family transcriptional regulator, giving the protein MYTVQDAAHLTGLTEHAVRFYTDKGLVPSIQRNKNNIRVFDEESINWLHGVKCLKQTGLPIENIKTYVDLCLEGDSTVAQRFALMMEYKEAALIQLEEAKSRVAHLEEKARQYQAILEQRIPDMTNPIHWETKRDEEGSCPASRLKSRILPESEASSPCPAAAQ
- a CDS encoding aldo/keto reductase; the protein is MQTVTLNNGVKMPIIGFGVYQVPDADECENTVYEALKAGYRLIDTAAGYLNEEAVGRAIKRSGIPREELFITTKLWIQDAGYESTKLAFAKSLSKLQLDYLDMYLIHMPFGDYYGSWRAMEELYREGKIKAIGVSNFLPDRLMDLIVHNEIVPAINQIETHPFQQQVDSAAFMKEQGIQHQSWSPFAEGRNNLFSNEVLASIAGRHNKSIAQVVLRWLVQQDIVIIPKSVRKERLIENFDIFNFVLSPEEIATISTLDTKESLFMKIDDPEVAQMLGKMKVDL
- a CDS encoding bile acid:sodium symporter family protein — translated: MLQALNQRLNRIMPLITPISIIIGVLCGSFLSSYTFLSPWLFAFMTFAGSISLGIRDFVNVLKKPFPLFVCLFILHLAMPLIALGMGHLVFPTDAYTITGLVLAAVIPTGISSFIWVSIYRGNIALTLSIILIDTMLAPFVVPGVLSLLIGTSVTLDTAAMMSSLFWMIVVPSLLGMLLNEWTKGAIVPVWGPRLNPLSKLFMASVVAINGSVVAPYLADFNWKLAGLAVIIIFLASLGYALSYFIARLLGWNEADQVALVFNGGMRNISAGAVLAVSYFPPPVAVPVVLGMVFQQMLASLTGYLLGRRSQLLHKSDKTSAA
- a CDS encoding DUF6376 family protein — its product is MFKRKRRHTLMMTGLIASSILLISACSVVEQANESLNYVSGATDYIEQVSNAGADLQELASGAVNNPEITTQIQEKIDVIQAEASEFSQLTAPAIGESIHENLVSYNTQLTEVVDHFENTITEQGFTVENWEKTGIPELITNINNLRDPLSGLQGE
- a CDS encoding SDR family NAD(P)-dependent oxidoreductase: MTEHNGKVIIITGGASGIGKETALQLSDQGATIVIADYNEDGAKKLAAEIEAAGGTAGAYKVDVSKGDEIKALIDWTVEQYGTLSGIFNNAGIGLVKPFLEMDPESYHRVIDVDQHSVYYGMYYGAKKMVELNVQGTIVNTASIYGSVAAVGSFNYNAAKAAVVMMSKSGALELAEHGIRVVGVAPGFIETPILGDDQAMKDALATQHMRGELIQPEKVASVVTFLFSDAASAMNGTTVAVDDGFLSFKTK
- a CDS encoding sulfite exporter TauE/SafE family protein, producing the protein MDLQLFIIMFILGLVGSFFSGLLGIGGAIINYPLLLYVPSWMGLEPFSTHEVSSISMFQVFFASLAGVVAFRRKVKAGRSGGAFVHRGLVLYMGSSILAGSLIGGFVSGHLDGRVINVIYGILAILAIVLMLIPGKGKLDTSAPLVFDRWIAAGTAFAVGIVSGIVGAGGAFILIPIMLTILNIPVRTTIASSLAIVFISAIGGVIGKLTGGDIPLEPIIYTVIGSMLGASIGSKVSSMINVRILRYALIVLIAITAVKVWSSIL
- a CDS encoding polyprenyl synthetase family protein: MNNVLTEQADAGYRLAEQKASQYFTALRQQLMDNTYTTILTQDIHVWQKKHIHRFAWLSLLSPSKRKPDPRDVHRYIHWLNTTGKLDDYLDRSISYIYMRDLGQALDSPDTQARIQHVVENTKKYFMGSAAGRKGQHDYISLAALYRWGQKEHIETAVIWVMNKLKNVASNIPKELDAEQAQRKLIKIILGVVLHVDDEMNEQTPPEERARRFDAAIRLGYSYGLTYPFVDDLLDSQALTAQEKEQYSLMIRDALLTGVVPDLGEWKGANLEVIEYVHSELREAFEYIKNYQHPEKQRTFLEQSYVFFQSQEMDRNKKLANANYTNEELYIPIIIKSSSSRLIVRSVLSAPVDEGFDLRTFYYGIYNQLADDFADMFDDMEEGAVTPYTYYLKYRDLRPDLINPYELYWAVISHLIHDVYNSDAKTREVILDRAINGLKRCKERLGQQKYDEVMTIFASGQPEFNQLVQQMVRKADDVDFLDKLLRDQVVLQLKHDKQEKEEFKQTIRTVREQINVELQIAKPGGLHEMKETLIDAANYSLQGDGKRLRPILTWVMGVREYGLPESSIVPLLRSLEYMHTASLIFDDLPTQDNASTRRGRSTLHQVHNSATAELTGLFLIQKAIGEQSSLNRFDAATVLTLIQYSAEKAEDMCMGQAMDLNSKGKVLTLEQLNMICFYKTGIAFEAALVMPAILAQVKEPEMATLKKFAYHAGIAFQIKDDLLDYEGNHLILGKPAGQDERNNNSTFVSILGDEGAKKEMWEHYCLATDALNELPKSIPFLRHLLDYLVARER